The Anabas testudineus chromosome 14, fAnaTes1.2, whole genome shotgun sequence genome includes a region encoding these proteins:
- the ltbp3 gene encoding latent-transforming growth factor beta-binding protein 3 isoform X2 gives MPSLISRLLVIWLSVHRLVWCTERSSARERFKVVIAPLICKRICLKGQCQDTCEQGNNTTLIAENGQGADTLIGQGFRVVVCPLTCMNGGVCSSRKHCLCPPGFTGRLCQFPLQQTQQAQAARGNKQPVYPVSLKPDVQKLVEQSGIGRTQLTQTHSVFTLQGGHHSSEVHVNVRVHHTPDTSVVIQPFEQSDSKAPHETGQRSILSRYKPKGRCFQETTPKQACNSTPLPVLTNQEDCCGSVGNSWGQNKCYKCPSLPNASVKQTIVEEYGSTCPQGYKRFNSTHCQDINECSMQGVCQNGECLNTLGSFRCSCKPGFVLDRNRCVESPAEQAQCFLIASDVRGCEHPLPTHITQEMCCCTVGKAWGRNCERCPQVGTGAFNKICPAGKGYFLQHIRETLAFPPFILRNPEKEEPKRPEKPQETTTPVQPALTSTTSYRVPVIKPTPPPIIRLTPGYGPHETQTKVLPETDECRLSRNICGHGECENSLNGHICHCHPGYHLNPQKNICEDECDSEPCGHGRGLCLNTDGSYRCLCRQGYKHMVQHGRLKCVDVNECYKQDICGVGGQCVNLPGSYKCECHSGFRSKSHRHPVCEDINECLNPETCPNEQCENTPGSYECVPCLPGHEAHAGICYDINECQKPGICPNGRCENLPGTYRCLCNEGFLPSADSKGCGDIDECEDVRLCAYGHCINTEGSFYCQCYPGYKRTQEGSHCEDINECETPSNCQRGQCINSMGSYHCKCEKGYMLVGGRRCQDIDECAADRNLCHPYGSCENRPGSYVCVCSHGYVLSEDKHSCEVRLVMDEKKECYLNLDDTVFCDSVLATNVTKQECCCSIGVGWGDHCEIYPCPVSQSAEFHYLCPNGQGLYYEEGLQYSLPLYHDIDECSLFADEICKKGRCENTMPGYECYCQQGFYYDSNLLECIDVNECHDESLCTNGQCINTEGSFYCNCKRPWTPDTYKKKCVMATVADVNECDDPTNCKNGHCVDTPGSYYCICSPPWTLATDRNSCVTPEEQADVNECQDPSYCKNGRCENTPGSFHCFCDPPLTFSAALKQCVYDDRTAAHKDVCFLQVHEGLICSEPRNGMVVTYSECCCHYGRGWGPECNTCPPRSSEMFSRLCEMHLETESDGEQDFLAAFIYNPGDSSEEDSDECSCANGRCVRSYLGTMCECNTGFRMDHSRTRCIDIDECAEPGDRVSLCKNARCVNTAGSYKCFCKKGFMATRRPNICVRRRTL, from the exons ATGCCCTCTCTGATCTCCCGTCTGCTTGTCATCTGGCTGAGCGTCCACAGGCTGGTGTGGTGCACGGAGCGCTCCTCCGCACGGGAGCGCTTCAAGGTGGTCATCGCTCCTCTCATCTGCAAGCGGATCTGCCTGAAGGGTCAGTGTCAGGATACCTGCGAGCAGGGGAACAACACCACGCTGATCGCGGAGAACGGGCAGGGGGCTGACACCCTCATCGGACAGGGCTTCAGGGTCG tTGTGTGCCCCCTGACATGTATGAATGGAGGAGTATGCAGCTCGAGGAAGCACTGCCTGTGCCCGCCTGGCTTCACCGGTCGATTGTGCCAGTTTCCACTGCAGCAGACGCAGCAAGCTCAGGCGGCGCGAGGCAACAAGCAGCCTGTCTACCCCGTATCTTTGAAGCCAGACGTCCAGAAACTGGTGGAGCAGTCAGGCATAGGGCGTACCCagctgacacaaacacactcagtttTCACCCTGCAAGGAGGGCACCACTCATCAGAAG ttCACGTTAATGTACGCGTTCACCACACACCCGACACCTCTGTAGTCATTCAGCCATTCGAGCAATCAGATAGCAAGGCTCCTCACGAAACAGGGCAGCGCTCCATCCTATCAAGATACAAACCAAAGGGCCGCTGCTTCCAAGAGACCACACCAAAGCAAGCT TGTAACAGCACCCCGCTTCCTGTCCTGACCAATCAGGAGGATTGCTGCGGCAGCGTGGGAAATTCATGGGGACAAAACAAGTGCTACAAATGTCCCAGCCTCCCAA ATGCATCAGTCAAACAGACCATTGTGGAGGAGTACGGCTCTACCTGTCCACAAGGCTATAAAAGATTCAACAGCACTCACTGTCAAG ATATCAACGAGTGCTCCATGCAGGGTGTCTGTCAAAACGGAGAGTGTCTGAACACACTGGGCAGCTTCAGATGTTCCTGCAAGCCTGGTTTTGTGCTGGACAGAAATCGATGTGTTG AGTCTCCAGCTGAGCAGGCTCAGTGCTTCCTTATAGCGTCTGACGTCAGGGGCTGTGAGCACCCACTGCCGACACACATAACCCAggagatgtgctgctgcacgGTGGGCAAAGCCTGGGGCCGTAACTGTGAAAGATGTCCTcaagtgggcacag GGGCCTTTAATAAGATCTGCCCTGCTGGGAAAGGCTACTTTCTCCAACATATAAGAGAGACGCTGGCCTTCCCGCCCTTCATCTTACGGAATCCTGAGAAGGAGG AGCCAAAGCGGCCG GAGAAGCCTCAAGAGACGACAACCCCTGTGCAGCCGGCTCTCACCAGCACCACCAGTTATCGTGTGCCAG TTATTAAACCCACGCCTCCACCAATCATCCGACTGACCCCAGGCTATGGCCCCCAcgaaacacagacaaaagtcttGC CAGAGACAGATGAATGTAGGCTAAGCAGGAACATTTGTGGTCACGGAGAGTGTGAGAACAGCCTGAACGGCCacatctgtcactgtcaccCTGGCTACCATCTCAACCCGCAGAAGAACATCTGTGAGG ATGAATGTGACTCAGAGCCATGCGGCCACGGCAGAGGCCTTTGCCTCAACACAGATGGAAGCTACAGATGCCTTTGTCGTCAGGGCTATAAACACATGGTGCAGCATGGGAGACTTAAATGCGTGG ATGTGAATGAGTGCTATAAGCAAGACATTTGTGGTGTTGGGGGCCAGTGTGTGAATCTGCCTGGTTCTTACAAATGTGAATGTCACAGCGGCTTTAGGAGCAAGTCACACCGTCATCCAGTCTGCGAAG acataAATGAGTGTTTGAATCCAGAAACATGTCCTAATGAGCAGTGTGAGAACACACCAGGCTCCTATGAGTGTGTTCCTTGTTTGCCTGGTCATGAGGCCCATGCTGGCATCTGTTATG ACATTAATGAGTGCCAGAAGCCCGGTATCTGCCCTAATGGGCGCTGCGAAAACCTTCCTGGCACTTACCGTTGTCTGTGCAATGAGGGCTTCCTTCCGTCGGCTGACAGTAAAGGTTGCGGTG ATATTGATGAGTGTGAGGACGTCAGACTGTGTGCTTATGGCCACTGCATCAATACAGAAGGCTCCTTCTATTGCCAGTGCTACCCAGGATACAAGCGCACACAGGAAGGCAGCCACTGTGAAG ATATCAATGAGTGTGAAACACCATCAAACTGTCAGAGAGGCCAGTGCATTAACAGTATGGGCTCATACCACTGTAAGTGCGAGAAGGGCTACATGCTGGTTGGGGGCAGGAGATGTCAAG ACATAGACGAATGTGCCGCAGACAGAAATCTCTGCCATCCCTACGGATCCTGTGAGAACAGACCCGGttcgtatgtgtgtgtctgcagtcaCGGTTATGTCCTATCGGAGGACAAACACAGCTGCGAAG TTCGATTGGTGATGGATGAGAAGAAGGAGTGCTACCTGAACCTCGATGACACCGTGTTCTGTGATAGCGTCCTGGCCACCAATGTCACCAAGCAGGAGTGCTGCTGCTCCATTGGAGTGGGATGGGGGGATCATTGCGAGATCTACCCCTGCCCAGTTTCCCAGTCAG CCGAGTTCCACTACCTGTGTCCAAATGGGCAAGGTCTCTACTATGAAGAAGGACTCCAGTACAGCCTGCCACTCTACCATG ATATTGACGAGTGTTCGTTGTTTGCTGATGAAATCTGCAAGAAAGGTCGCTGTGAGAACACCATGCCAGGCTACGAGTGCTACTGTCAACAGGGCTTCTACTATGACAGCAACCTGCTCGAATGCATTG ATGTAAATGAATGCCATGACGAGTCTCTTTGTACTAACGGCCAGTGCATCAACACCGAAGGATCCTTCTACTGCAACTGTAAACGGCCCTGGACTCCCGATACATACAAGAAGAAGTGTGTGATGGCAACAGTAGCAG ATGTTAATGAGTGTGACGACCCCACCAACTGTAAGAATGGCCACTGTGTGGACACTCCAGGGTCTTACTACTGCATCTGCTCTCCGCCCTGGACCCTGGCCACCGACCGAAACAGTTGTGTGACTCCCGAGGAGCAAGCAG ATGTGAATGAGTGCCAGGACCCCTCGTACTGTAAGAATGGGAGGTGTGAGAACACGCCTGGCTCCTTTCACTGTTTTTGCGACCCTCCCCTCACCTTCAGTGCAGCGCTGAAACAGTGCGTCTATGACG ATCGTACTGCAGCCCACAAAGACGTGTGTTTCCTGCAAGTTCATGAGGGCCTGATTTGCAGTGAGCCAAGAAATGGTATGGTGGTTACATACTCAGAGTGCTGCTGTCACTACGGCCGTGGCTGGGGGCCCGAGTGTAACACCTGTCCACCCAGAAGCTCAG AAATGTTCAGTCGTCTGTGTGAGATGCATCTGGAGACTGAGTCTGACGGGGAGCAGGATTTCTTGGCAGCTTTCATCTACAACCCAG GTGATAGCTCAGAGGAGGATTCAGATGAATGTAGCTGTGCAAATGGTCGCTGTGTCCGCTCCTATCTGGGCACCATGTGTGAATGTAACACAGGCTTTAGGATGGACCACTCCCGCACCCGCTGTATAG acattGATGAGTGTGCAGAACCGGGGGATCGTGTCAGTCTATGTAAGAATGCTCGCTGCGTGAACACTGCTGGCTCATACAAGTGCTTCTGCAAAAAAGGCTTTATGGCTACACGCAGGCCAAACATATGTGTCCGTCGCAGAACTCTGTAA
- the ltbp3 gene encoding latent-transforming growth factor beta-binding protein 3 isoform X4 — MPSLISRLLVIWLSVHRLVWCTERSSARERFKVVIAPLICKRICLKGQCQDTCEQGNNTTLIAENGQGADTLIGQGFRVVVCPLTCMNGGVCSSRKHCLCPPGFTGRLCQFPLQQTQQAQAARGNKQPVYPVSLKPDVQKLVEQSGIGRTQLTQTHSVFTLQGGHHSSEVHVNVRVHHTPDTSVVIQPFEQSDSKAPHETGQRSILSRYKPKGRCFQETTPKQACNSTPLPVLTNQEDCCGSVGNSWGQNKCYKCPSLPNASVKQTIVEEYGSTCPQGYKRFNSTHCQDINECSMQGVCQNGECLNTLGSFRCSCKPGFVLDRNRCVESPAEQAQCFLIASDVRGCEHPLPTHITQEMCCCTVGKAWGRNCERCPQVGTGAFNKICPAGKGYFLQHIRETLAFPPFILRNPEKEEPKRPEKPQETTTPVQPALTSTTSYRVPVIKPTPPPIIRLTPGYGPHETQTKVLHECDSEPCGHGRGLCLNTDGSYRCLCRQGYKHMVQHGRLKCVDVNECYKQDICGVGGQCVNLPGSYKCECHSGFRSKSHRHPVCEDINECLNPETCPNEQCENTPGSYECVPCLPGHEAHAGICYDINECQKPGICPNGRCENLPGTYRCLCNEGFLPSADSKGCGDIDECEDVRLCAYGHCINTEGSFYCQCYPGYKRTQEGSHCEDINECETPSNCQRGQCINSMGSYHCKCEKGYMLVGGRRCQDIDECAADRNLCHPYGSCENRPGSYVCVCSHGYVLSEDKHSCEAVRLVMDEKKECYLNLDDTVFCDSVLATNVTKQECCCSIGVGWGDHCEIYPCPVSQSAEFHYLCPNGQGLYYEEGLQYSLPLYHDIDECSLFADEICKKGRCENTMPGYECYCQQGFYYDSNLLECIDVNECHDESLCTNGQCINTEGSFYCNCKRPWTPDTYKKKCVMATVADVNECDDPTNCKNGHCVDTPGSYYCICSPPWTLATDRNSCVTPEEQADVNECQDPSYCKNGRCENTPGSFHCFCDPPLTFSAALKQCVYDDRTAAHKDVCFLQVHEGLICSEPRNGMVVTYSECCCHYGRGWGPECNTCPPRSSEMFSRLCEMHLETESDGEQDFLAAFIYNPGDSSEEDSDECSCANGRCVRSYLGTMCECNTGFRMDHSRTRCIDIDECAEPGDRVSLCKNARCVNTAGSYKCFCKKGFMATRRPNICVRRRTL, encoded by the exons ATGCCCTCTCTGATCTCCCGTCTGCTTGTCATCTGGCTGAGCGTCCACAGGCTGGTGTGGTGCACGGAGCGCTCCTCCGCACGGGAGCGCTTCAAGGTGGTCATCGCTCCTCTCATCTGCAAGCGGATCTGCCTGAAGGGTCAGTGTCAGGATACCTGCGAGCAGGGGAACAACACCACGCTGATCGCGGAGAACGGGCAGGGGGCTGACACCCTCATCGGACAGGGCTTCAGGGTCG tTGTGTGCCCCCTGACATGTATGAATGGAGGAGTATGCAGCTCGAGGAAGCACTGCCTGTGCCCGCCTGGCTTCACCGGTCGATTGTGCCAGTTTCCACTGCAGCAGACGCAGCAAGCTCAGGCGGCGCGAGGCAACAAGCAGCCTGTCTACCCCGTATCTTTGAAGCCAGACGTCCAGAAACTGGTGGAGCAGTCAGGCATAGGGCGTACCCagctgacacaaacacactcagtttTCACCCTGCAAGGAGGGCACCACTCATCAGAAG ttCACGTTAATGTACGCGTTCACCACACACCCGACACCTCTGTAGTCATTCAGCCATTCGAGCAATCAGATAGCAAGGCTCCTCACGAAACAGGGCAGCGCTCCATCCTATCAAGATACAAACCAAAGGGCCGCTGCTTCCAAGAGACCACACCAAAGCAAGCT TGTAACAGCACCCCGCTTCCTGTCCTGACCAATCAGGAGGATTGCTGCGGCAGCGTGGGAAATTCATGGGGACAAAACAAGTGCTACAAATGTCCCAGCCTCCCAA ATGCATCAGTCAAACAGACCATTGTGGAGGAGTACGGCTCTACCTGTCCACAAGGCTATAAAAGATTCAACAGCACTCACTGTCAAG ATATCAACGAGTGCTCCATGCAGGGTGTCTGTCAAAACGGAGAGTGTCTGAACACACTGGGCAGCTTCAGATGTTCCTGCAAGCCTGGTTTTGTGCTGGACAGAAATCGATGTGTTG AGTCTCCAGCTGAGCAGGCTCAGTGCTTCCTTATAGCGTCTGACGTCAGGGGCTGTGAGCACCCACTGCCGACACACATAACCCAggagatgtgctgctgcacgGTGGGCAAAGCCTGGGGCCGTAACTGTGAAAGATGTCCTcaagtgggcacag GGGCCTTTAATAAGATCTGCCCTGCTGGGAAAGGCTACTTTCTCCAACATATAAGAGAGACGCTGGCCTTCCCGCCCTTCATCTTACGGAATCCTGAGAAGGAGG AGCCAAAGCGGCCG GAGAAGCCTCAAGAGACGACAACCCCTGTGCAGCCGGCTCTCACCAGCACCACCAGTTATCGTGTGCCAG TTATTAAACCCACGCCTCCACCAATCATCCGACTGACCCCAGGCTATGGCCCCCAcgaaacacagacaaaagtcttGC ATGAATGTGACTCAGAGCCATGCGGCCACGGCAGAGGCCTTTGCCTCAACACAGATGGAAGCTACAGATGCCTTTGTCGTCAGGGCTATAAACACATGGTGCAGCATGGGAGACTTAAATGCGTGG ATGTGAATGAGTGCTATAAGCAAGACATTTGTGGTGTTGGGGGCCAGTGTGTGAATCTGCCTGGTTCTTACAAATGTGAATGTCACAGCGGCTTTAGGAGCAAGTCACACCGTCATCCAGTCTGCGAAG acataAATGAGTGTTTGAATCCAGAAACATGTCCTAATGAGCAGTGTGAGAACACACCAGGCTCCTATGAGTGTGTTCCTTGTTTGCCTGGTCATGAGGCCCATGCTGGCATCTGTTATG ACATTAATGAGTGCCAGAAGCCCGGTATCTGCCCTAATGGGCGCTGCGAAAACCTTCCTGGCACTTACCGTTGTCTGTGCAATGAGGGCTTCCTTCCGTCGGCTGACAGTAAAGGTTGCGGTG ATATTGATGAGTGTGAGGACGTCAGACTGTGTGCTTATGGCCACTGCATCAATACAGAAGGCTCCTTCTATTGCCAGTGCTACCCAGGATACAAGCGCACACAGGAAGGCAGCCACTGTGAAG ATATCAATGAGTGTGAAACACCATCAAACTGTCAGAGAGGCCAGTGCATTAACAGTATGGGCTCATACCACTGTAAGTGCGAGAAGGGCTACATGCTGGTTGGGGGCAGGAGATGTCAAG ACATAGACGAATGTGCCGCAGACAGAAATCTCTGCCATCCCTACGGATCCTGTGAGAACAGACCCGGttcgtatgtgtgtgtctgcagtcaCGGTTATGTCCTATCGGAGGACAAACACAGCTGCGAAG CAGTTCGATTGGTGATGGATGAGAAGAAGGAGTGCTACCTGAACCTCGATGACACCGTGTTCTGTGATAGCGTCCTGGCCACCAATGTCACCAAGCAGGAGTGCTGCTGCTCCATTGGAGTGGGATGGGGGGATCATTGCGAGATCTACCCCTGCCCAGTTTCCCAGTCAG CCGAGTTCCACTACCTGTGTCCAAATGGGCAAGGTCTCTACTATGAAGAAGGACTCCAGTACAGCCTGCCACTCTACCATG ATATTGACGAGTGTTCGTTGTTTGCTGATGAAATCTGCAAGAAAGGTCGCTGTGAGAACACCATGCCAGGCTACGAGTGCTACTGTCAACAGGGCTTCTACTATGACAGCAACCTGCTCGAATGCATTG ATGTAAATGAATGCCATGACGAGTCTCTTTGTACTAACGGCCAGTGCATCAACACCGAAGGATCCTTCTACTGCAACTGTAAACGGCCCTGGACTCCCGATACATACAAGAAGAAGTGTGTGATGGCAACAGTAGCAG ATGTTAATGAGTGTGACGACCCCACCAACTGTAAGAATGGCCACTGTGTGGACACTCCAGGGTCTTACTACTGCATCTGCTCTCCGCCCTGGACCCTGGCCACCGACCGAAACAGTTGTGTGACTCCCGAGGAGCAAGCAG ATGTGAATGAGTGCCAGGACCCCTCGTACTGTAAGAATGGGAGGTGTGAGAACACGCCTGGCTCCTTTCACTGTTTTTGCGACCCTCCCCTCACCTTCAGTGCAGCGCTGAAACAGTGCGTCTATGACG ATCGTACTGCAGCCCACAAAGACGTGTGTTTCCTGCAAGTTCATGAGGGCCTGATTTGCAGTGAGCCAAGAAATGGTATGGTGGTTACATACTCAGAGTGCTGCTGTCACTACGGCCGTGGCTGGGGGCCCGAGTGTAACACCTGTCCACCCAGAAGCTCAG AAATGTTCAGTCGTCTGTGTGAGATGCATCTGGAGACTGAGTCTGACGGGGAGCAGGATTTCTTGGCAGCTTTCATCTACAACCCAG GTGATAGCTCAGAGGAGGATTCAGATGAATGTAGCTGTGCAAATGGTCGCTGTGTCCGCTCCTATCTGGGCACCATGTGTGAATGTAACACAGGCTTTAGGATGGACCACTCCCGCACCCGCTGTATAG acattGATGAGTGTGCAGAACCGGGGGATCGTGTCAGTCTATGTAAGAATGCTCGCTGCGTGAACACTGCTGGCTCATACAAGTGCTTCTGCAAAAAAGGCTTTATGGCTACACGCAGGCCAAACATATGTGTCCGTCGCAGAACTCTGTAA
- the ltbp3 gene encoding latent-transforming growth factor beta-binding protein 3 isoform X3, translated as MPSLISRLLVIWLSVHRLVWCTERSSARERFKVVIAPLICKRICLKGQCQDTCEQGNNTTLIAENGQGADTLIGQGFRVVVCPLTCMNGGVCSSRKHCLCPPGFTGRLCQFPLQQTQQAQAARGNKQPVYPVSLKPDVQKLVEQSGIGRTQLTQTHSVFTLQGGHHSSEVHVNVRVHHTPDTSVVIQPFEQSDSKAPHETGQRSILSRYKPKGRCFQETTPKQACNSTPLPVLTNQEDCCGSVGNSWGQNKCYKCPSLPNASVKQTIVEEYGSTCPQGYKRFNSTHCQDINECSMQGVCQNGECLNTLGSFRCSCKPGFVLDRNRCVESPAEQAQCFLIASDVRGCEHPLPTHITQEMCCCTVGKAWGRNCERCPQVGTGAFNKICPAGKGYFLQHIRETLAFPPFILRNPEKEEPKRPEKPQETTTPVQPALTSTTSYRVPVIKPTPPPIIRLTPGYGPHETQTKVLPETDECRLSRNICGHGECENSLNGHICHCHPGYHLNPQKNICEDECDSEPCGHGRGLCLNTDGSYRCLCRQGYKHMVQHGRLKCVDVNECYKQDICGVGGQCVNLPGSYKCECHSGFRSKSHRHPVCEDINECLNPETCPNEQCENTPGSYECVPCLPGHEAHAGICYDINECQKPGICPNGRCENLPGTYRCLCNEGFLPSADSKGCGDIDECEDVRLCAYGHCINTEGSFYCQCYPGYKRTQEGSHCEDINECETPSNCQRGQCINSMGSYHCKCEKGYMLVGGRRCQDIDECAADRNLCHPYGSCENRPGSYVCVCSHGYVLSEDKHSCEAVRLVMDEKKECYLNLDDTVFCDSVLATNVTKQECCCSIGVGWGDHCEIYPCPVSQSAEFHYLCPNGQGLYYEEGLQYSLPLYHDIDECSLFADEICKKGRCENTMPGYECYCQQGFYYDSNLLECIDVNECHDESLCTNGQCINTEGSFYCNCKRPWTPDTYKKKCVMATVADVNECDDPTNCKNGHCVDTPGSYYCICSPPWTLATDRNSCVTPEEQADRTAAHKDVCFLQVHEGLICSEPRNGMVVTYSECCCHYGRGWGPECNTCPPRSSEMFSRLCEMHLETESDGEQDFLAAFIYNPGDSSEEDSDECSCANGRCVRSYLGTMCECNTGFRMDHSRTRCIDIDECAEPGDRVSLCKNARCVNTAGSYKCFCKKGFMATRRPNICVRRRTL; from the exons ATGCCCTCTCTGATCTCCCGTCTGCTTGTCATCTGGCTGAGCGTCCACAGGCTGGTGTGGTGCACGGAGCGCTCCTCCGCACGGGAGCGCTTCAAGGTGGTCATCGCTCCTCTCATCTGCAAGCGGATCTGCCTGAAGGGTCAGTGTCAGGATACCTGCGAGCAGGGGAACAACACCACGCTGATCGCGGAGAACGGGCAGGGGGCTGACACCCTCATCGGACAGGGCTTCAGGGTCG tTGTGTGCCCCCTGACATGTATGAATGGAGGAGTATGCAGCTCGAGGAAGCACTGCCTGTGCCCGCCTGGCTTCACCGGTCGATTGTGCCAGTTTCCACTGCAGCAGACGCAGCAAGCTCAGGCGGCGCGAGGCAACAAGCAGCCTGTCTACCCCGTATCTTTGAAGCCAGACGTCCAGAAACTGGTGGAGCAGTCAGGCATAGGGCGTACCCagctgacacaaacacactcagtttTCACCCTGCAAGGAGGGCACCACTCATCAGAAG ttCACGTTAATGTACGCGTTCACCACACACCCGACACCTCTGTAGTCATTCAGCCATTCGAGCAATCAGATAGCAAGGCTCCTCACGAAACAGGGCAGCGCTCCATCCTATCAAGATACAAACCAAAGGGCCGCTGCTTCCAAGAGACCACACCAAAGCAAGCT TGTAACAGCACCCCGCTTCCTGTCCTGACCAATCAGGAGGATTGCTGCGGCAGCGTGGGAAATTCATGGGGACAAAACAAGTGCTACAAATGTCCCAGCCTCCCAA ATGCATCAGTCAAACAGACCATTGTGGAGGAGTACGGCTCTACCTGTCCACAAGGCTATAAAAGATTCAACAGCACTCACTGTCAAG ATATCAACGAGTGCTCCATGCAGGGTGTCTGTCAAAACGGAGAGTGTCTGAACACACTGGGCAGCTTCAGATGTTCCTGCAAGCCTGGTTTTGTGCTGGACAGAAATCGATGTGTTG AGTCTCCAGCTGAGCAGGCTCAGTGCTTCCTTATAGCGTCTGACGTCAGGGGCTGTGAGCACCCACTGCCGACACACATAACCCAggagatgtgctgctgcacgGTGGGCAAAGCCTGGGGCCGTAACTGTGAAAGATGTCCTcaagtgggcacag GGGCCTTTAATAAGATCTGCCCTGCTGGGAAAGGCTACTTTCTCCAACATATAAGAGAGACGCTGGCCTTCCCGCCCTTCATCTTACGGAATCCTGAGAAGGAGG AGCCAAAGCGGCCG GAGAAGCCTCAAGAGACGACAACCCCTGTGCAGCCGGCTCTCACCAGCACCACCAGTTATCGTGTGCCAG TTATTAAACCCACGCCTCCACCAATCATCCGACTGACCCCAGGCTATGGCCCCCAcgaaacacagacaaaagtcttGC CAGAGACAGATGAATGTAGGCTAAGCAGGAACATTTGTGGTCACGGAGAGTGTGAGAACAGCCTGAACGGCCacatctgtcactgtcaccCTGGCTACCATCTCAACCCGCAGAAGAACATCTGTGAGG ATGAATGTGACTCAGAGCCATGCGGCCACGGCAGAGGCCTTTGCCTCAACACAGATGGAAGCTACAGATGCCTTTGTCGTCAGGGCTATAAACACATGGTGCAGCATGGGAGACTTAAATGCGTGG ATGTGAATGAGTGCTATAAGCAAGACATTTGTGGTGTTGGGGGCCAGTGTGTGAATCTGCCTGGTTCTTACAAATGTGAATGTCACAGCGGCTTTAGGAGCAAGTCACACCGTCATCCAGTCTGCGAAG acataAATGAGTGTTTGAATCCAGAAACATGTCCTAATGAGCAGTGTGAGAACACACCAGGCTCCTATGAGTGTGTTCCTTGTTTGCCTGGTCATGAGGCCCATGCTGGCATCTGTTATG ACATTAATGAGTGCCAGAAGCCCGGTATCTGCCCTAATGGGCGCTGCGAAAACCTTCCTGGCACTTACCGTTGTCTGTGCAATGAGGGCTTCCTTCCGTCGGCTGACAGTAAAGGTTGCGGTG ATATTGATGAGTGTGAGGACGTCAGACTGTGTGCTTATGGCCACTGCATCAATACAGAAGGCTCCTTCTATTGCCAGTGCTACCCAGGATACAAGCGCACACAGGAAGGCAGCCACTGTGAAG ATATCAATGAGTGTGAAACACCATCAAACTGTCAGAGAGGCCAGTGCATTAACAGTATGGGCTCATACCACTGTAAGTGCGAGAAGGGCTACATGCTGGTTGGGGGCAGGAGATGTCAAG ACATAGACGAATGTGCCGCAGACAGAAATCTCTGCCATCCCTACGGATCCTGTGAGAACAGACCCGGttcgtatgtgtgtgtctgcagtcaCGGTTATGTCCTATCGGAGGACAAACACAGCTGCGAAG CAGTTCGATTGGTGATGGATGAGAAGAAGGAGTGCTACCTGAACCTCGATGACACCGTGTTCTGTGATAGCGTCCTGGCCACCAATGTCACCAAGCAGGAGTGCTGCTGCTCCATTGGAGTGGGATGGGGGGATCATTGCGAGATCTACCCCTGCCCAGTTTCCCAGTCAG CCGAGTTCCACTACCTGTGTCCAAATGGGCAAGGTCTCTACTATGAAGAAGGACTCCAGTACAGCCTGCCACTCTACCATG ATATTGACGAGTGTTCGTTGTTTGCTGATGAAATCTGCAAGAAAGGTCGCTGTGAGAACACCATGCCAGGCTACGAGTGCTACTGTCAACAGGGCTTCTACTATGACAGCAACCTGCTCGAATGCATTG ATGTAAATGAATGCCATGACGAGTCTCTTTGTACTAACGGCCAGTGCATCAACACCGAAGGATCCTTCTACTGCAACTGTAAACGGCCCTGGACTCCCGATACATACAAGAAGAAGTGTGTGATGGCAACAGTAGCAG ATGTTAATGAGTGTGACGACCCCACCAACTGTAAGAATGGCCACTGTGTGGACACTCCAGGGTCTTACTACTGCATCTGCTCTCCGCCCTGGACCCTGGCCACCGACCGAAACAGTTGTGTGACTCCCGAGGAGCAAGCAG ATCGTACTGCAGCCCACAAAGACGTGTGTTTCCTGCAAGTTCATGAGGGCCTGATTTGCAGTGAGCCAAGAAATGGTATGGTGGTTACATACTCAGAGTGCTGCTGTCACTACGGCCGTGGCTGGGGGCCCGAGTGTAACACCTGTCCACCCAGAAGCTCAG AAATGTTCAGTCGTCTGTGTGAGATGCATCTGGAGACTGAGTCTGACGGGGAGCAGGATTTCTTGGCAGCTTTCATCTACAACCCAG GTGATAGCTCAGAGGAGGATTCAGATGAATGTAGCTGTGCAAATGGTCGCTGTGTCCGCTCCTATCTGGGCACCATGTGTGAATGTAACACAGGCTTTAGGATGGACCACTCCCGCACCCGCTGTATAG acattGATGAGTGTGCAGAACCGGGGGATCGTGTCAGTCTATGTAAGAATGCTCGCTGCGTGAACACTGCTGGCTCATACAAGTGCTTCTGCAAAAAAGGCTTTATGGCTACACGCAGGCCAAACATATGTGTCCGTCGCAGAACTCTGTAA